The following are encoded in a window of Pirellulaceae bacterium genomic DNA:
- a CDS encoding ASPIC/UnbV domain-containing protein yields the protein MSRSPVSEEQFSAAINPESVYRRNLKSLNELMSQGGSLSGREANCAFLNTQGKRFANIASIIGFDFTDDARGMAVCDWDGDGDLDIWTSNRTAPRVRFLSNQTPTQHHFISLRLKGVKCNRDAIGATVRIQLGEKPLLKTLRAGEGFLSQSSKWLHFGLGDNETPIDVEVRWPGGETQMFTKLQPDQRYHLIQGESSAIADHRQERQLKIQATDQPVPSETPRARILLSNPIPATRLPYRQFDGKTRIIDPAVQGPLLVNLWSTTCLPCLAELEELTQNAEAIRAAKINILVLATDGAAPRSGKRPASQKILQELKFPFDAGLATDELFTRVGLIRDLNFNVKADIPVPTSLLFNQAGQLAAIYHGPVDSQQILADVQHLADSPSDWKAYAARFTGKWNRSPSNRASLDLPRDLLTRGFTEDVLAFTQTHLETLKTHSDFSKILVWLGDQLIEDGKLKDGLDQYRQALQVNPNDLIALNNFAWQLATNPRDDIRNGQMAVKMATHAAKLTQNNNPGLLDTLAASLAEAGDFSQAIGVSKRAIEIAERSGNLPLSGRLRSRLTLYGRGEPYRSL from the coding sequence GTGTCGCGTTCGCCCGTTTCCGAGGAACAATTCTCAGCAGCAATCAATCCGGAATCAGTCTATCGTCGCAACCTCAAAAGCCTAAATGAGCTGATGAGCCAAGGTGGAAGTCTGAGCGGTCGAGAAGCCAACTGCGCATTCCTGAACACCCAAGGCAAGCGTTTCGCCAATATCGCATCGATCATCGGTTTTGATTTCACCGATGACGCACGAGGTATGGCGGTGTGCGATTGGGACGGCGATGGGGATCTTGATATTTGGACCAGCAATCGGACGGCTCCTCGAGTTCGGTTCCTCAGCAACCAAACCCCCACGCAACATCATTTTATCAGCCTCCGGCTCAAAGGGGTGAAATGCAACCGCGACGCCATCGGTGCGACCGTTCGGATACAACTCGGCGAAAAACCGCTCCTCAAAACTTTGCGAGCAGGTGAAGGCTTCCTCTCGCAGTCAAGCAAGTGGCTTCATTTTGGCCTTGGCGACAACGAGACGCCAATTGACGTCGAAGTACGATGGCCCGGCGGTGAAACGCAGATGTTTACGAAACTCCAGCCTGATCAGCGATACCATCTGATACAAGGAGAGTCATCCGCGATCGCCGATCACCGCCAAGAGCGACAGCTGAAGATTCAAGCCACAGATCAACCCGTCCCGAGTGAGACTCCCCGCGCCAGAATCTTACTTTCCAATCCCATTCCAGCAACTCGGCTACCCTACCGACAGTTCGACGGAAAGACACGCATCATTGATCCCGCCGTACAGGGCCCGTTGCTGGTGAACCTCTGGTCAACCACCTGCCTCCCCTGCCTCGCTGAACTGGAAGAGTTGACACAAAACGCTGAAGCAATCCGGGCGGCCAAAATCAATATTCTTGTCCTGGCAACGGACGGCGCCGCGCCGCGCTCAGGTAAGCGGCCTGCAAGCCAAAAAATCCTGCAGGAACTTAAATTCCCCTTCGACGCCGGGCTGGCCACCGATGAACTATTTACCCGTGTCGGATTGATACGCGACCTCAATTTCAACGTAAAGGCCGACATTCCCGTACCGACCAGCCTCCTTTTCAACCAAGCTGGCCAACTGGCTGCGATTTACCACGGCCCGGTTGACAGTCAGCAGATACTCGCTGATGTCCAACACCTCGCTGATTCCCCCAGCGATTGGAAAGCCTATGCGGCAAGATTCACAGGCAAATGGAACCGCTCCCCATCAAATCGAGCCTCGCTCGATTTACCGCGAGACCTTCTGACGCGAGGGTTTACCGAGGACGTCTTGGCCTTTACGCAAACTCACCTTGAAACACTCAAGACGCATAGTGATTTTTCAAAAATACTCGTCTGGCTAGGCGATCAATTAATTGAAGACGGTAAGCTCAAGGATGGTCTCGATCAGTATCGGCAAGCCTTACAAGTAAACCCCAACGATCTTATTGCGTTAAATAATTTCGCATGGCAGCTGGCAACAAATCCCCGCGATGATATTCGCAACGGTCAAATGGCAGTCAAAATGGCAACTCATGCTGCCAAACTCACGCAAAACAACAACCCGGGTTTACTCGATACCCTCGCAGCCAGCCTGGCCGAAGCGGGTGACTTTTCTCAAGCCATCGGAGTCAGCAAGCGAGCAATCGAGATCGCAGAACGGTCGGGCAATCTTCCGTTATCAGGACGACTACGAAGTCGTCTCACTCTCTATGGTCGCGGAGAACCCTATCGCAGCCTCTAA